Proteins encoded in a region of the Altererythrobacter ishigakiensis genome:
- the infB gene encoding translation initiation factor IF-2, whose translation MSDEEKKPARKPLTLKGAQPGEVKQTFSHGRTNKVAVEVKRRRKLLKPGETPAPTPAPAPEPEPAPAPAAKKAAPKKPAAPKETPQELAARLAREAEEARLKALEEARKRDDKKAKEAKADEKKRAEENRKAEEEAEKRAAEEAKAAAEAEAQVAEDAADASAAAAGDTPTPSARKFTPVARPEPKRPEKKKEEKPKRGGGKDKRRSGKLTVTKALNEDEGRRARSLAALKRAREKERRLQGGGDNRPREKQIRDVVVPEAITVGELAKRMGEKGADLVKELFNLDMMVTVNQTIDQDTAELLVEQFGHNIQKVSEADVDIQTEEDVDPEETLKPRPPVVTIMGHVDHGKTSLLDALRGTNVTKGEAGGITQHIGSYQIDTKSGGKITFLDTPGHAAFSEMRARGANVTDIVVLVVAADDGVMPQTIEAINHTKAAGVPMIVAINKCDKPEADPNNIRSRLLEHEVIVEAMSGDVQDVEISALKGTGLDELIEKIELQAELLELKARPDRDAEATVIEAQLDKGRGPVATVIITRGTLKRGDTFVVGTESGKVRAIVNDQGKQIKEAGPSMPVEVLGLGGVPGAGDLLTVVENDQRAREVAQYRQEKATEKRTALAPTSFDTMFNNLASNVIEWPVLVKADVQGSVEAIVTALHNISNDEIKVRVLHAGVGAITESDVTLAAASNAPIIGFNVRPNAKARDMVKRDNVRMMYYDVIYHLTEEVAKEMAGELGPERIETVVGRAEVKQVFKSGKRDKAAGLLVEEGVIRKGLFARLTREDVIVSATTIASLRRFKDDVDEVRAGLECGVVLEDTNDIQPGDQLEVFEVEERERTLEVG comes from the coding sequence ATGAGCGACGAAGAAAAAAAACCGGCCCGTAAACCGCTGACACTGAAAGGTGCGCAACCTGGCGAGGTCAAGCAGACCTTTAGCCATGGCCGCACCAACAAGGTTGCGGTCGAGGTTAAGCGCCGCCGCAAGCTGTTGAAACCGGGTGAAACACCTGCGCCTACGCCAGCACCTGCGCCCGAACCAGAGCCAGCGCCTGCGCCAGCGGCCAAGAAGGCCGCGCCAAAGAAGCCGGCTGCTCCTAAAGAAACACCTCAGGAACTCGCTGCCCGTCTGGCACGCGAAGCTGAGGAGGCGCGCCTGAAAGCCCTCGAAGAGGCGCGCAAGCGTGATGACAAGAAGGCCAAGGAGGCCAAGGCTGACGAGAAGAAGCGCGCGGAGGAAAATCGCAAGGCAGAAGAAGAGGCTGAGAAGCGTGCTGCGGAGGAAGCCAAGGCGGCTGCTGAGGCTGAGGCGCAAGTTGCTGAAGATGCCGCAGATGCCTCTGCTGCGGCGGCAGGCGATACGCCCACGCCATCTGCGCGCAAGTTTACGCCGGTTGCCCGGCCTGAACCCAAGCGACCCGAGAAGAAGAAGGAAGAGAAGCCGAAGCGTGGTGGGGGCAAGGACAAGCGCCGTTCGGGCAAGCTGACAGTAACAAAAGCGCTGAATGAAGACGAAGGACGCCGGGCGCGTTCGCTCGCGGCGCTGAAACGTGCGCGTGAGAAAGAACGCAGGTTACAAGGCGGGGGCGATAATCGCCCCCGTGAGAAGCAGATCCGCGACGTTGTCGTGCCGGAAGCCATTACGGTTGGTGAACTTGCCAAGCGGATGGGTGAAAAAGGCGCTGATCTGGTCAAGGAACTGTTCAATCTGGACATGATGGTCACAGTCAATCAGACCATCGATCAGGATACGGCTGAGCTTTTGGTCGAGCAGTTTGGCCATAACATCCAGAAGGTCTCAGAAGCCGACGTCGATATTCAAACCGAAGAGGATGTCGATCCGGAAGAAACGCTGAAGCCGCGTCCACCGGTTGTGACCATCATGGGGCACGTTGACCACGGCAAGACCAGCCTGCTCGATGCGCTGCGCGGAACCAACGTGACCAAAGGGGAAGCTGGTGGCATTACGCAGCATATCGGCAGCTATCAGATTGATACCAAGTCTGGTGGGAAGATCACTTTCCTTGACACTCCGGGCCACGCTGCGTTCTCTGAAATGCGTGCCCGCGGTGCGAATGTAACCGACATTGTCGTACTGGTTGTCGCAGCAGACGACGGCGTGATGCCGCAGACGATTGAAGCGATCAATCACACGAAGGCCGCTGGCGTTCCGATGATTGTCGCGATCAACAAATGCGACAAGCCTGAAGCCGACCCGAACAATATCCGTTCGCGTTTGCTTGAGCATGAAGTGATCGTCGAGGCGATGTCGGGTGATGTGCAAGATGTTGAAATTTCAGCACTTAAAGGCACCGGCTTGGACGAATTGATTGAGAAGATCGAACTTCAGGCAGAGCTCCTCGAGCTGAAAGCACGCCCAGATCGCGATGCCGAAGCGACCGTGATCGAAGCTCAGTTAGATAAGGGCCGCGGCCCCGTTGCAACGGTTATCATCACACGCGGTACGCTGAAGCGTGGCGACACCTTCGTTGTGGGGACCGAGAGCGGCAAAGTTCGCGCCATTGTCAATGATCAGGGTAAGCAGATCAAGGAAGCTGGCCCATCGATGCCAGTCGAGGTTCTGGGGCTTGGCGGAGTGCCGGGTGCTGGTGATCTTCTGACAGTGGTCGAGAACGATCAGCGCGCGCGTGAAGTTGCTCAGTACCGTCAGGAAAAGGCGACCGAAAAGCGTACTGCGCTTGCTCCGACCAGCTTTGATACGATGTTCAACAATTTGGCATCGAATGTCATTGAATGGCCGGTGCTGGTAAAGGCGGACGTGCAAGGTTCGGTCGAAGCAATCGTCACCGCGCTGCACAACATCTCGAATGACGAGATCAAGGTACGCGTGTTGCATGCAGGCGTTGGCGCGATCACCGAAAGCGACGTGACACTGGCTGCGGCTTCCAACGCGCCGATCATCGGCTTCAACGTTCGTCCGAATGCCAAGGCACGCGACATGGTAAAGCGCGATAACGTGCGGATGATGTATTACGATGTCATCTATCACCTGACCGAAGAAGTCGCGAAGGAAATGGCCGGCGAGCTTGGTCCGGAGCGGATCGAGACAGTGGTTGGCCGCGCTGAGGTCAAGCAGGTCTTCAAGTCGGGCAAGCGCGACAAGGCAGCTGGTCTGCTGGTCGAAGAAGGCGTTATCCGCAAAGGCCTGTTCGCGCGTCTCACCCGCGAAGATGTTATCGTCTCAGCGACGACAATCGCATCGCTGCGCCGCTTCAAGGACGATGTCGACGAAGTGCGTGCGGGCCTTGAGTGCGGTGTCGTGCTCGAAGACACGAACGACATTCAGCCGGGCGACCAGCTGGAAGTCTTCGAAGTAGAGGAGCGTGAGCGGACGCTCGAGGTCGGCTAA
- a CDS encoding DUF448 domain-containing protein, with the protein MRTPPNERVSSDIVDKPRHRKTASGEACASKSAPERKCILTGKHASRDSLLRLAISPDGLVLPDPHAKAPGRGAWIGVTRAELESALAKGQLKGALGRAFKGAKLEIPADLPAMAEQALTKLLLDRLGLELRAGHLVLGTSRIEEQARTRRTELLLHASDASEDGRKKLDQAWRVGRDAEGSGERGIVLPLDRAALSVALGRDNVVHLALNNGAAARRIEGALVRLLQYLGGQSPSETDGDQTSSGHLDEELNV; encoded by the coding sequence CGTAAGCTCCGACATCGTTGACAAGCCGAGACACCGTAAAACGGCGTCCGGCGAAGCCTGCGCCAGCAAGAGTGCGCCAGAACGCAAGTGCATCCTGACTGGCAAGCATGCCTCGCGCGACAGTCTGCTGCGCCTCGCTATTTCGCCGGACGGATTGGTGTTGCCCGATCCTCATGCGAAAGCTCCTGGGCGTGGCGCATGGATCGGTGTTACGCGAGCTGAGCTTGAATCCGCGCTTGCTAAGGGCCAGTTAAAGGGTGCTTTGGGGCGCGCATTCAAAGGTGCAAAGCTCGAGATTCCAGCTGATTTGCCAGCAATGGCTGAACAAGCTTTGACCAAACTGCTTCTTGACCGGCTGGGTTTGGAATTGCGTGCGGGGCACCTTGTGTTGGGTACGTCGCGGATTGAAGAACAAGCCCGCACCAGACGTACAGAGCTGCTTCTGCATGCTTCTGATGCGAGTGAAGACGGGCGTAAGAAATTGGATCAGGCATGGCGTGTGGGACGCGATGCAGAAGGCAGCGGCGAGCGAGGAATTGTCTTGCCACTGGACCGGGCGGCTTTGTCTGTGGCATTGGGCCGCGACAATGTTGTCCACCTGGCGCTGAATAATGGTGCTGCGGCGCGCCGGATCGAGGGTGCTTTGGTACGGCTGCTGCAATATCTCGGAGGCCAATCGCCTTCTGAAACTGATGGTGATCAGACCTCTTCCGGTCACCTGGACGAAGAATTGAATGTGTGA